A segment of the Maylandia zebra isolate NMK-2024a linkage group LG2, Mzebra_GT3a, whole genome shotgun sequence genome:
CATCTGCTTTTCTTTGTAGCACCTTTTATGGTTCACCTCCCTTCCAGGCTGCTATTTGATTCAAATGGGTTGGTGTGTTTTTTGATTTGTATTGTATGTTTTCCCTGCGCACTTACTACAAGAAGGAAGGCATTTCCCCCAACTTACAGAGTGCCTCAGTACTGTCCAGCAAAAACAGATAACATCCAGATAACAtgagtgttgttctttatacttGACCCACTACATGCCAAACTCAAGAGTAACTGTCCAGTCTGTCCAGAAAAACCACAGTTTTGCTCATTACACATAAATAACATTGTTCATTTGAGCATGTGACTGAATAGTGTTTACTGTATGTTTGACTGGCTGCATGCTGAATTTCCACTTGTAGTTAAGGACTTTCAACTCTGAATACAAACAACTGTGTTGCTGTTTAACTAGTCGTCAAAGCAAAGTCCACGTCTGTGGAGTGAGCAGAGCACCGTCACTGCACGTCTGTGAGTACTCCTTTATTCTGCAGCTAAACAGACATGCACCGTACTGAATGTAGCTTTACGAGCAAAACGGCTGCAGCGATGGAGAGATGTTATTATGGAGTTTGAACAGCTTCATGAGATGTGCAGCAGCTGTATCTTGGTGCAGCATTTCCAGCTGGGATTACTGTGCTGTAGGCTGCACAGTAATCCAACGTGTCTgtttttgaaatgaaatgattATTTTTCTCAGAACTGCATAGTGTGTAAAATATTGTGTTATTATTTCATcaacaaaaatgaagccaaaatcaAATAACTGAGAAACTTGTTATGGTGCTGGGTCCTTTACCCTCTTCTACCATTAACCTTTActcttgtatttgtgtttattattgtatGTTTCTGCTTAATTAGTTCTTTCTTCTGGTCATTTTGAGtgttttattttagcttttcCCCTCACGCTTTTATGCTTGGTTTTAATTCTGTCTCCTTATATAACTAATTATTGCTAATTGTTTGAGTTAAGTCCCAGAGGCTCAGTCTTCCTGTCCTACTGTCTTCTGTGTGTTGTTAATTCTCTGTTTCCGTTGCTCTTTTTGTTACTTCCTGATTTATTTTGGTAGCTTCTGTCTCATTTGTCTTCTTGGATTAATTCCAGCAGCATCTCATTATTCTGGTTTCCCTCATGTGTACATTTACAGCCTCAGTCCTCCCTTTCTTCTCGTGttgtaaagttattttgtttgtATCTTTTCTGTCAGTCAAAAAATTTCGTTTGTTGTTCTCTTTTCACAGACTCAGAGTTTCGGGAACTTTGCATTCAGCCAAAACAAAGGTTTGTGTTTAGTTTACAACTGTCTGCTGGTGATGGtctcatcttatcttatcttatctcatctcatctcatctcatctcatctcatctcatctcatctcatctcatctcatctcatctcatctcatctcatctcatctcatctcatctcatctcttctcttctcttctcatcTTTAAATAAAATCCAAGTGAATAATGAACATGATGAACAGCTGCAGAGCTACAAGCTGAAATGTTGACAAACCCTGTTTGGTCTTTTTCTGGTCGTACTGCCGTGGACTTTGATAGCATGTTAAACGAGTCTCAGATGTAACTCTTTTTGATGTTATAGAGGTTGTCACACTTAACGATAATTCATTCATCAACTGGATTTGATAAGGACCTGGCTGCTACTTTCATTACTTTTCATCAAACGTTTTTTgaattcttcaactgaccgtgCAGCAAAGATCCACCTGGTGCTCCTGCCCCACACAAACTGTCCAAGCAGTCAAAGGTGGAGCTGTTGCTGAGGAAGGAGAGTCTACAGAGCCTGATGAACCAAGAGATAAAGCACAAACATGATATGGTCTCAACAAATTAACGTGACAAACGTTTCTTCCTGCGGTCTGGAGAAATATGAGATCATTCTGTTCTGACGTTTGCTGTTTCACAGTATTTGGCCCAGAGACTCATACAGTGTTCCTACAACTGGCAAAACAAAGCCAGGACCTGGTCACCATCATTAAACTGCTGCTTCATTGAAATATTTCATCCTGACCTGAAACCTTTCCAGGTTCTGTTTTGAGTGCCTGCCACATAGTTTGTGCCAGAAACCATTAACATAATCTATGAAATTCACAGGTAGTTCATCTGAGACCCCTGATTCTGCAGCACTGCTAAAGGTCCTCATGCCTTTGACCAAACACCAAGTAATTAGGGTTAAACCTCGTGCTCTGCCAACAGAAGCCATCGTAAACCTTGCTTGCAGTCACCTTTCATTTCTGTGCCACCTTGTGGAGCCCACTTATGAAGCAGTGCGTCCCTCTACAGAAAATATGCAGACGCTGCACTTCTGACTTCACTAAGCTGCACTCTGTCAAAAAGTACTTAGTAGCATCAGCACACTGTGCTTGAACTAGCTGTTGCTGGGAAACTGAAAAATGTTCAGTAATATTTAATCTGGTTCTGTACACAAAGACTTTATGCAGCGGGTTACAAGGAGTGGTTACTCTCAGCCCCACAAACAAGCGCACACACTGAGCGGCGTCCTGAGAAAAGGATAACACCGAAGCCAAAACGGATTCTTTGCTCCTGTCACAGATTGTTTTCACAGGCTGCCATGTTATCTTTACCTTTGAGTGATACAAATATATCTGTACAGTAATATATCTGTACAGTAATATATCTGTACAGTAATAACCTTTCTTGCTGCTTAAATGACTAGACAACAGactgttgggggggggggggaatcccaGGGACGTTTCGAATGGTGCTGAATACAAACCTTTTTGTCCAGTGTCCAGTATGGAGCTGTGTCCTTCTCCTTTAGGCCTGGAAAAAGAATGTGCAACTCTTTTTACCACTGACTCCCTCCACTTCCTGCATGAGCTGATTTCCACATTTGATGAGGAGGTGGACGAGGTAGGACAGCCAAAAAACCTCTTTGTGAATAAACGAAGGACTTGTTTGAGTCAGGGTGATTCTCTCTTCAGATTCTACAGCTGAGAGTGTCTAAAAAGGCCCAGCTGGATCTCACAGGTGATCTGCCAAGCTTCCTGGAAAGTACCAGACACATCAGGAGAGACCCAGACTGGAAGGTCCTTCCCGTCCCCTCAAGGCTCCAAAAGAGACATGTAGATATTGGAGACTTGGCACCCTGCGATACTGAGCACTTCATTAAAGCTCTTCTGTCACCAGCACAAGGCATACAGGTGCTACACAGGTGCAATAATGCAGAGCTAAAGGTGTAATGTTCACTGCTAACACTGGGTTtgctcatgtcagtgtgttttgtgttgGTTTCAGCATTATCAAACTCACAATTCCAAAAAAGGTCAGACTTGTAAATACAAACAGCATGTAATGATTTGCTAATTTCATAAACCTGTTTTACTGACAACAGAACATGAAGTgtttaaaacaacagaatttaccATCTGTAGGATCATAGTTGCTCAACAGTCCTTGGTCTTCTTTGGTCACACATTAGGTGTTTTACATTGgtgaaatttatttatttggttgtTTCAAACAGGTGAATAAAATGGGGAGGAGTTAGCTGAACCAGAACCAACACCCTCGCTAGATTAGTTTCCTCTTAGACCGTTTAATCGAATGTCTGCCAACCAGTTTGAACACTGTTCACCTCCCAGCTGCACAGTCTGGGTTTGTTAAAAAACCGAATTCTTAATATTGATTTTTTATAATCATGTCTGACATCGTTACctaaatttatatattaatgttGTTTCTTCTGAGTCATTGCTGACTTTTTTCTTACAGAGCTCTTTTTGGTTTCTGCAGGTTGACTTTGATGATGGAAACTGCCCGACGTATTACAACCAGATCAAAGGCATTTACAATGTTTTTAAAGCAGTGCATAACCTGTTTCCCAGTAAGAGCTCTACTTCACCTTTATCTTCAGTTTACTCTGAGAGACACAGTCCGTACAATCTtagtaaaaagaaagaacattATATTGTCTTTACTCGTCTGCCTTCACATACATATGAGCTTGAGTGACAGCCAGGCTTAATCcatagggtttaatatgatATCTTTCTACACTGTGCAGCTTCACCTCTTTTGGGAAGAACTTCTAGAAGGTTTAGGAGTATATTTATGGGAATATGTTACCGTTCTtccaaaaacacatttgtgagAAGGAGCAAATCTGAACGTGAAGTTTAGAGGTCTGTAGCTGCTGTCTTTGCAGAAAGTTGGTGACTTCTGCACACTATGGGCCACATGACCCGGGCTACCACTTTGTTTCTGTTGTTCTCGTCCACTCCTACTTTGATATAAGACTTGAATGTGGAATATTTAGCAGCAAGGAAATGTGTCCTTCATCCTCTCACTGTGCTGGAATtccctgagctcctgagagTAACCCTTTGACTTTTTTACATTGAGGTTTTAACTTGTAAATCCGTagaaaaatcctttaaaaaagctgtttttatttttaccatgTTTTCTCATAAGCTATTCCTCTGGCGTCCTTCGTCTGCAGATGTTCCACATGTATCTCAGGCTCCCGTGCTGATGCTGCGTCCCCGTGCGTGGAATATGGTGGAGCACAACATGATGGTAGTATTGAATTTTCATCAGTTTGTTACAGTGGTTGTTTTGTTGGAAGCAATCGAATGTGGTCTGAATACATAGACATAAGGGGCACAAATTCACTGAAATAACAGAAGTGGTACTAAGGATCATATACATGAAAGGACTGGTGAGGAAAACAACACGTGTGCTTTTCTGTGGTCAGGTGGAGGGGAAAGAAGCTCCTGGCCCGCTCTTTGACTTTGGGCTCCTCATGTTTCACTGTGGAAAGGCACTGTTCGAACACAAGAGTGGACCCTTTTTCTACCTGTCCAAAGTAACACACGTGCAAACCTACATATGTTCAAACAtgctgatgatttcatttatctgGGTTTGCACTGTTATCCTTTGTTCTGTAGGTGGAGGGCTACATGGAGGCCAGACTCTGGAACAAAATATTTGTTTGGACACAGCAGAAGGTTTGCACTGTTTTTGGTCTTTATGTATAAACTTGTTTTTGTACTATGCCTTGTGTTTCTGGCTTGTAGCCGCTGTGCACTGGCCCTACAAGCACTGACAGCAGCCTAACACCGGCCTGCCACCTACCTTCCCTGTGCTCTCATGCACCTTGTAGAAGAGAGTTTAATGTGGAAGAAGTGGTTGATAAAGACTgacaaacaaaagagaaaaaagatggAGCTGAAAAGCTAAAAGCTCCTTTATCCTTTAACCTCAGGCCCTCTACAAGAGGCCGAGGTGAACTGAAGGCCATGTGCAGCATCTTCGGTGTTTCTGGGACTTCTCTGGACAGACACATGTCATTCCTGGGATCTACTGAACCCCAGGAACTGTGTACCAAGTATATATAACAGTTATATATAGGTATATAGAATTATGTTGAAtctgaaaacacatcagatctcaaaaCGCAGGCTGTTAGTGCAACATACTCTTTGACTAACCAATGCACTCTCCTCTCCAGTAGCCTGGTGTAAACTGTCCGAAGCGTGATCCTTCTGTTCTTGTCCCAGTGTTACAGGGACATGCTAGCCAGGACAGTACCACAACAGTTAGAGCCTAAAGGGACTGGATGCATTGTTGACTGCTTCTATACGTATCTGACTGAATCCATGTCTCACATGTGTCTAGCTGGGTCTTCCTCTGGGCAGCATCAAGGCCACAGTGCTGATTGAAAATGTGTTAGCAGCCTTTGAGATGGAGGAGATTCTCTATGAGCTGCAAGAGCATTCAGCAGGACTCAACTGTGGCATCTGGGATTACTCAGCCTCCTTTGTCAATAAGTTTGGTGAGTTGAAAATTCTAGATTGTAGTCTGTGAAAAATCTGGACCCCACGCAGCGTTCAGGTgactgttttctgtttcttttatttaacacacAGAAATGTTTCTTTGTGGTTTGGCACCGAGGTCTTTTACAGGCAGTCAGCTTTGCATCTGACTCCACACTCTGAGGTCTCTAGTCTCAGGTCCCTGGCGTTACTAAAAGGAAGGAGACCTCGTTAGCACAACACCTGCCTCATCAGCCTTTCCTGCGCTGCCCCTTGAGCCCCCAGCACCACCCCTCCATGGCAGCagagccagagaccacaccGCCTCACTGAGGCCGGGGCCGCATCCGGCCAAACCTAGACCCGTCAGTCAAAGGGCTGAGGGAACCGCCTAACCTCCTTTTTGGTCTTGGGATGGGGCAGGATCCAATGGCAGCCATGTCCTGCGCCTGTGGGCGCACCTGCACGCCTCACAAGTGGTAGCCCAAATGCCTGGGGCAGCTCCAGCACTGCAAACAACAGAGGGGCTAGCCAGCACTCTCAATTGCATTCATCCTTGTGAATGAACTTATGGACTTTTAAGTCTTATTGAGCTGCTCCACCAGCCCGTCACTCTGAGGATGGTAGCCGCTGGTCCGAACAGATTTAATGCCCCCTAATTTATACACCTCTTTTAGTGTGTGAGACATGAATGATGGGTGctggtcagtcagtatctctttCAGGATGCCGGCCAGGAGATGAACTGAAACAGTGCCTGCAGCACACTCTTTGCAGAAATGGTGTGCAGTGGCAATGCTTCTGGATATCGCGTTAATAATACACCAGAGCTAATACAAAGTGATAGCCACTTGCACTCTGGTGATGGCCCGATTAAGTCCATACCTAAGCGTTTAAATGGGATCGCCCTTAATCGCAGTGAGTGCAAAGGCGTTTTTGCAATGGCCGGCTGGCTAACCAACTGACATTCGGGGGTGGATGTGGGAGTGGGAAAGAACGCCCCACTCTGCTCCTTCTGCCATGGCTGCCAGGTGGACAGCCAGGGTGAGCGCAGCCTCCAGGCTCACTGACCAATGGCAGTGGAACCGGGCAGCCTCTCCACGAACTGCTTGACCTTTGCCAACACATGGGCCTCACCCTCTGATGGCTCAGGCTGCAGCCACCTCATCACATCATGCAATTTCCAGGCCCACGTGAATGGCCGGTCATCCCCCTTCATCTGGCTGGCCCAGAACCACCAGCAATGATCTTCCAGGCGATCCAGCACAGCCGGACAGATGTCCCAGAAGTTACCTCGTGAGGCTGGTGGCAGGCGGTGCTCCCCTGACAACAGCGGCAGCAGCCGCGGTGCACCACTCTGCTGCAGGCCACTGGCGCACCTCCCCTGTGGCCCAGAATGCCTTCAGGAAAACCTGTGGGTCATCACCTTTCCCCATCCAGTGCACAGTCACCTCCAGAGCAAGGGGGGGCAGCAACGGGGTCACCCTGACCATCCGCTCCAGCACCTGCATCTGCCCGTCAGCCTTTTTCCGCAGCTTGTGCAGCTGATCCTTCTGGGCAGCTGCCTGCTCGCGTTGCATGGCCACTATCTCTGCCAGCATCTGGGCCAGCAACTAAATCGGCTGCGCGGGCGGCGTGGCCTGAGGGTCGGACTGTGAAAAGTCTGGACACACAGAAATGTTTCTTTGTGGTTTGGCACGAGGCCTTTTCCAGACAGTCAGCTTTGCAGCTCTCTCGTCTCAGGTCCCCTGCACCAcccctccactgcagcagagctagagaccacacccctgtcattttaggttttttccttcatttctgcaccAATTCTTGTGAAACCACAGATCTTCTACTGAAATTCAGCTGATTTCCATATTGATATTAAAGCCATAGTACTTCAGATAATATAATAATCTTGATATTATGTTTCCAATCTAAATCTGactacaaaataatattttagatTTCCTTTTAGTCAATATTCCTGGGACTTAAGAGTTAAACCGCAGCCTAGTGGAAACTTTAGTAACTCTTAACAGTCCAGCAACTTTTCACAGTACATAAAGTGTACAACAAAGAACATGATCAAAAAGTCAAACTGAATTGAAGAAGTTCTCCAGGTCATCGACCAGCCTTCCTGTTGCCTGACCGCCATAAATACGTGAACATGGAGAAGCATTTTCTGCGCAGCTACATGGATCTGTTGGTTAAGACATGTCATCGGCGAGGAGCACTGGCCACTGGAGGCATGGCTGCCCTGCTGCTGCCTGAAGACCCACTCAGTGACACCTACAGGAGAGTGTTGGCTTCTGTCACAAGGTAGAAATATCTCCCATTAGATACTTGCATGCTCACAGCCTGAACATGCAGGCTTGTACATAGACTgtatgtgaaaaagtgtttttcagtttctaaaTAAACGTGTTTATTATTTAGGGGAAAAAATCAATCCTACATGGCcctgtgtaaaaaaaataattccccCCTGTGTTGTACAGAAGACTTGCCCCAGCTAAGGTCACTGTTCATGACTCCACCATAAGAAATAGCAAAACTGGCCTGCATGGCAGATTTCTAAAACGAAGACCACAGCTGAGCAAAAGGAACATAAAGGCTCGTCTCAGTTCAGGAAACATTCtgatgatccccaagacttCTGGGACGTCTGGGAACATACTctgtggactgacgagacaaaagttAACTTTTTGGTAGATGCGTGTCCCGTGACATCTGGCGTAACTGTAACAGAGCATTTCGGAAAAGGAACACCATAGCAACAGTAaaatgtggtggtggtggtagtatgatggtctggggctgtggcttgctgtggtaaatggagccatgaattctgctgtctactaaaacatcctgaaggagaaagCCCGGCCATCTGTTTGTGATTTCAACTTAAAGTGCAGTTGGTCCTGCAGCAAGAGAAtggtccacctctgaatggctcaaggaaaacaaaataaagactttggtgtggcctagtcaaagtcctgacctgaatCCAATTGATATGCTTAGGTTATATGACCTTAAACAGGTGGTTCATGTTTGAAAACCCTCAAATGTGGCTGAAATACAACAATTTTATGAAGACGAGTGGGTCAGAATTCCTCCAATGCACTATGAAAGACTCATAGCCGGTGTTGGGGAGTAGCAGAATACATGTACCACCGTTACGTAGTTAAAATACAAactatgagtaactgtattctgttacagttaccgtttaaaaaggtggtattcagaatacagttacttcgttgaaataaagggattacacggcggtcttttcctgtttcatatgttcggcTATGCCCTCTCTGTTTTCGGTTCCAcgctggtggaaacccaaacaaaacaggcattaagaggctctaatgtctgTGACTCAATCTCGCCGCCCATGTCACCACTGCTTGCAGAagcataatgacgtgaagaaatatgttaaagaattattcacaaaaatgatttaatatgaaggcagagtgttacaggcatcgccctaaagCATGCAGcctgatgggcagtgtagtccgtgctgcagggagaatggactgccatacccgtcatgtgtctgtgagcgaaggagggagagaaaggaaaagtacgagctgtcaccgagcagaaacgggagctggaagcatgtaaatataataataaccactgcagccaagaagagagcctgacgagcccagttgtaagtaagctgttaagactcgactgtacgctgtgttcgtgttttcctctgaaacaataagctccattggagcagcctttcaacgcctctttctaaaacttgacccagacaacaaagtaaagctagttttcggctataagcccgacacgaacccgacgtattagccagaggtccctttactacggttcggagccttTATATACCTATTCACACAGGGACATGTAGGTTTGGACTTATCcccttaaaaataaacacataattCTTgcgtgttatctttgtctaatatttaaatttgtttgatccACACAGCgtcagaaatatacataaagcaTCAAAACTATATGCACCCCACTAATATTTGATTAGCAATGACAAATTACTCCTTGACTAGATGCTTGTTTTTAGCCATCAACAAGCTCCTGGCATTGTTTTTGCTAGATACCTGACCATTCTCCTTGGCAGAATTGGTAGAGTTTAAATGATTTGGTTTCCTGGTTTATAAGGATAAGCGTAGTCTACACATTTTCAGTAGTGTTGAAGTTGGGGCTTTGGGAAGGCCAATCCAGAAGTGTACAGTCCATTTCTAAAACTGCAGATTCCAGGATCATCAATTGAAACAATTgtacataaaaatacattttggggtgTGTCCCCACTTTGCCAAGGTCTGAAAGAAGACCCAAACTGCCACCCTTATATGAGAGAAAATGTGTTAGGATGTTCAGGAACAACCCAGGAACCACCAAGCTTACCTACAACTGAAACACCAGTGTCACTGAAACAAcgaggagaagaagaagtggGTTAGCTTCACTAGGGTTAGGCTTAGCTTTCAAACCTAAGAATACTGCACCAGCTGCCAAGTATAGTGGCAGTACAGTCATGCTCTGAGACTGTTTTGCTGACAGTGGTACTGGTGGTactgggagcccaccatcaaaagaggatttcacaccacctcctcccaccacaactcttcatattcatgaagcagatgtgaggaagcagtttaagagtctgaatgctcggaaagctcccggcccagacggcgtgtctcctgccaccctcagacactgtgcaaacgagctggccccagtgttttctggcattttcaactcctcactgcaggcatgtcatgtgcctgcctgcttcaaggcctctaccataatccctgtccccaagaaacctaggatcactggactaaatgactacagacccgtggctctgacatctgtggtcatgaagtcatttgagcgcctggttctctcccatctcaggaccctcacggcccccctcctggaccccctgcagtttgcatacagagccaacaggtctgtagatgacgccatcaacatggccctacacaggaacctacgccaggatcctgtttgtggacttcagctctgccttcaacaccatccttccagaccatctccgagacaagctttcccagatgaatgtgcctgatcccatctgccggtggatcactgacttcctgacggacaggaagcagcatgtgaggctgggaaagaatgtctcggactcccggaccatcagcaccggctcccctcagggctgtgttctttctcctctgctcttctccctgtacaccaactgctgcacctccacccaccagtctgtcaagctaatcaagtttgcagatgacaccaccgttattggactcatctcggacggggatgagtctgcctacaggagggaggttgaacgtctggtgtcctggtgcagccacaacaacctggtgctgaatgcccagaagacagtggagattattgtggacttcaggaagcacacagccccactcccccccatcatcctgactgacacccccatcacctctgtggactcattccgcttcctgggtaccaccatcacccaggacctgaaatgggagcccaccatcacctccgtcatcaagaaagcccagcagaggatgtacttcctgaggcagctgaagaaattcaacctgccaacacggacgatgatgcagttctacactgcaatcatcgagtccatcctcacctcctccatcaccgtgtggtacgctggagccactatcagggacaaacagagactgcagcgtgttgtgcgctctgctgagaaggtgattggctgcagactcccatctctgcaggacctgtacacctccaggacactgcggcgtgcagctcggatctcagctgacccttctcaccctggacacagtctgtttgacctgctcccctcaggcaggaggctccggtccattcgcaccagaacctctcgccataagaacagtttcttcccctctgctgttggacacatgaacaataaccatatgactgtacccgccactaacacatgaccctacgctgtgtcactgcatcattccatgtttggcactgatcactacctgcactcatgtatatatctttctacgtagcacttttaattcttattcttacttttatttttttccatgtctatttaagtgctatttatgacagtatgtttgcactgaagcaccgcagcaatttcctaatgttgtaaacctgctcaacatttggcaataaacccctttctgattctgattctgattctggtgCACAGGGGATAgaataatgaataaaacagttttcactCTGAATTCTTCCATTTCACCTTAATCCAACAGCTGACAGTCAAAACCTGAAAATAACCGGGTGGTCCAATAGAACAACTTACTCATCTACACATCAGAACTGTGATGGGAACGGACaaagcaggctaacattaagTTTGTGGAATGGCCTTCCCAATGCACCCACCTAGGCCTCATTGAAAATTTATGAACTATGCTTATTAGTCATATATGAAGCTAGAAATACACCAGAAG
Coding sequences within it:
- the ugl gene encoding malate synthase-like, with the translated sequence MELCPSPLGLEKECATLFTTDSLHFLHELISTFDEEVDEILQLRVSKKAQLDLTGDLPSFLESTRHIRRDPDWKVLPVPSRLQKRHVDIGDLAPCDTEHFIKALLSPAQGIQVDFDDGNCPTYYNQIKGIYNVFKAVHNLFPNVPHVSQAPVLMLRPRAWNMVEHNMMVEGKEAPGPLFDFGLLMFHCGKALFEHKSGPFFYLSKVEGYMEARLWNKIFVWTQQKLGLPLGSIKATVLIENVLAAFEMEEILYELQEHSAGLNCGIWDYSASFVNKFGHRPAFLLPDRHKYVNMEKHFLRSYMDLLVKTCHRRGALATGGMAALLLPEDPLSDTYRRVLASVTRLKLLEITAGVDGFMVYDLNLVEPMQKLFKGHTEGDNQLDQLRNDVTVFPEDLLSMPSGGVTLNGLKYNIAVGVLFINAWLSGKGHFFYKGQVEDSATAEISRSQVWQWVRHQTRLEDDGRVVSRQLVTDLIKELIMDLSPHCGSVRQRLHTAANMFQEVIAKRHFPDFITTYLNQDHTFLSSQNAEPMQALDKDLRRSKL